The genomic DNA GGAAGGGTCTGGAGATGCGAGGTGTACGACACCTCGGTGAGCCCGTCCGCGGCGCCCGCGACCAGCGCGATCACCGCCGTCACGCCCAGCGGGAACCCCGCGAAGGCCAGGATGAACGCCGCGGACATCACGATGGTCCCGTAGCCGAATCCGAGGGCGCCCACGGAGCGCCCGGCGCGCCTCGCGTACCGCTGGATCACCTGCTGCGCGGCGATGTTGCCGACCGCCCACACACACCAGAAGGCGGAGACGAACACCGCGGGGTTGGACGCGTCCAGCTCGGTGGAGTAGACCGGCAGCGCCGCGTTGTGGGAGGAGGAACCGAACGCGTCCACCCCGCGCAGCGCCACCATCAGCCCCATGCCGGGCGCGGCGGCCAGCGCCAGCACGGCGACGGGCATCCGCCGCCCCGGCTTCCGGGCCGCCGCGCCCTCGCCGGGCCCTCCCGCCGGCTTCCCGTCCGCGCGCCCTCCGGAATCCCCCTCCGCGTCCGGCGTGGCGCCCGCACCCCTGCCGCCCCCCGCGATCGGCAGCAGGGCCACCGTCACCGCACAGGCCACAAAGGTCGCCATGTCGACCACGAACGCCGCGGTGTACCCGACCAGGGACACCACCACACCCGCCGAGGCGAAGCCCGCCACCATCGCCAGCGAACGTCCCGTGATCGACAGGGAGTTCGCCCAGGGCCGGCGGTCCTCGCGGACCATCTCCGGGATCGAGCTGCGCAACGAGACCATGAACAGCGTCCCGCAGGCGCCGACCACCACCGAGACGGCCATCAGCGAGGCCGTCCGCAGACCGTCCGGAGCCACGATGAGCAGCAGCATCACCGCCGCCTGCGCGACATTCGTCCACAGCATGACGCTTTTCGCCGTGAACCGGGCGAGCAGTCCGCCCGCGACCAGTCCGGCGACAAATCCGGAAGCCAGGCGTACGGCCATGAACAGGCCCATGGCGAGTGCTCTGCCCGTCGTCTCATAGACGAAGAGATTGAGCGCCACCATATTCAGGAACGTGCCGTACGAGGAGACCGCGTAACCGGCGACGAGGAATCGATAACGCCGCTCGGAACGCGCCGTGCCGCGTGCGCTCTCGGCCACGATCCGCGTAT from Streptomyces sp. NBC_00654 includes the following:
- a CDS encoding MFS transporter, with product MAESARGTARSERRYRFLVAGYAVSSYGTFLNMVALNLFVYETTGRALAMGLFMAVRLASGFVAGLVAGGLLARFTAKSVMLWTNVAQAAVMLLLIVAPDGLRTASLMAVSVVVGACGTLFMVSLRSSIPEMVREDRRPWANSLSITGRSLAMVAGFASAGVVVSLVGYTAAFVVDMATFVACAVTVALLPIAGGGRGAGATPDAEGDSGGRADGKPAGGPGEGAAARKPGRRMPVAVLALAAAPGMGLMVALRGVDAFGSSSHNAALPVYSTELDASNPAVFVSAFWCVWAVGNIAAQQVIQRYARRAGRSVGALGFGYGTIVMSAAFILAFAGFPLGVTAVIALVAGAADGLTEVSYTSHLQTLPTALRGHAFGLSATFENLGFGVGMILVAAALDRYTSFTVVAWSHGAAIVVALAFLLRVAGLRRGEAVEGEPHRGDRDGAEVSRS